From the Anoplopoma fimbria isolate UVic2021 breed Golden Eagle Sablefish chromosome 14, Afim_UVic_2022, whole genome shotgun sequence genome, one window contains:
- the inip gene encoding SOSS complex subunit C has product MATNPPGQAFPNKTRVAILAELEKERRRLLSTPGASISLSRPSLKEFRDNAEQQHIAAQQKAALQHAHTHSSGFFITQDSSFGNLILPVIPRLEPES; this is encoded by the exons ATGGCTACTAATCCTCCAGGACAAG CCTTCCCAAACAAGACACGGGTGGCGATCCTGGCcgagctggagaaggagaggagacggcTTTTGAGCACTCCTGGAGCCAG CATCTCGCTGTCCAGACCGAGTCTGAAAGAGTTCAGGGACAACGCAGAACAGCAGCACATCGCTGCCCAACAGAAAGCTGCCCTGCAG catgcgcacacacactcatcggGCTTCTTCATCACTCAGGACTCCTCATTCGGGAACCTCATCCTCCCCGTCATTCCCCGCCTGGAGCCTGAGTCTTGa